One Halosegnis longus DNA window includes the following coding sequences:
- a CDS encoding 4a-hydroxytetrahydrobiopterin dehydratase, translated as MAEPLSSDEIDAQLPDEWSREGDEIVRRFEFDSYLAGVGFAGGAGGLAEEAFHHPTITIEWREVEVRLTTHDAGGITEKDIDLAERLTELYD; from the coding sequence ATGGCAGAGCCGCTCTCTTCCGACGAAATCGACGCACAGCTCCCCGACGAGTGGTCTCGCGAGGGCGACGAAATCGTCCGCCGCTTCGAGTTCGACAGCTATCTCGCCGGCGTCGGCTTCGCCGGCGGTGCCGGCGGGCTCGCGGAGGAGGCGTTCCACCACCCCACCATCACCATCGAGTGGCGCGAGGTGGAGGTGCGGCTGACCACCCACGACGCCGGCGGCATCACCGAGAAGGATATCGACCTCGCGGAGCGACTAACCGAGCTGTACGACTGA
- a CDS encoding HAD family hydrolase gives MLRADAYDYWLLDLDGTLVDVEEGYVHDVFDAIGDRLGHDFSQEQAQILWHGLGGFRNDQLERWNVDPDAFWEAFHAVEDGQRRAEHTFLYSDAEHFADHDGPLGLITHSQPSLANPTLDHLDIRDWFDTVLCCSDDIGWKPDPAPVERVRSDLNVQASDAGVLAGDGATDIGAAWNTGLDGVHVERHGHERRGMCVRGDYRVSDFDELFGASTRS, from the coding sequence ATGCTCCGTGCCGACGCCTACGACTACTGGCTCCTCGATTTGGACGGCACGCTCGTCGACGTGGAGGAAGGGTACGTCCACGACGTGTTCGACGCCATCGGCGACCGCCTCGGCCACGACTTCTCACAGGAGCAGGCACAGATTCTCTGGCACGGCCTTGGCGGCTTTCGCAACGACCAGTTGGAGCGGTGGAACGTCGACCCCGACGCCTTCTGGGAGGCGTTCCACGCCGTCGAGGACGGCCAACGCCGCGCGGAACACACCTTTCTTTACTCCGACGCCGAGCACTTCGCCGACCACGACGGCCCGCTCGGACTCATCACCCACTCCCAGCCGAGCCTCGCGAACCCGACGCTCGACCACCTCGACATCCGCGACTGGTTCGACACGGTGCTCTGTTGCTCGGACGATATCGGCTGGAAACCCGACCCTGCGCCCGTCGAGCGCGTGCGCTCCGACCTCAATGTCCAGGCATCGGACGCTGGTGTGCTCGCCGGCGACGGCGCGACCGACATCGGCGCGGCGTGGAACACCGGGCTCGACGGCGTCCACGTCGAACGCCACGGCCACGAGCGCAGAGGGATGTGCGTGCGCGGCGACTACCGCGTCTCCGACTTCGACGAACTGTTCGGCGCGTCGACGCGCTCGTAG